The Stigmatella erecta sequence TACCTGGGCGCACCCACGCAGGGCACCGAGCAGTCTCGGGGGGACGAGCCCATCGAGTCTTTCGCTGAGAGGCTCCCGCCGCTCCTCGCCGTGGTGGCTGAGCTGTTCCCCGTTCGCGCCCCGGGCGATGAGCAGGGTGCGCTCGGAGTCCACCGCGGCCGCCAGCAAGCATTGGCGTGGCAACTCCTGGGAGCGTTCTTGCGCGAACAACTTCAGGGCCTCGTCGAAGGCTTGGCGCCGGCCTGCGTCGAAGATGAGCGAGGTGAAGCTATAGGTCCGCGCTCGCTGGGCCCCGGGGTCCTCCGCGAGAGACTGCGCTTCCGCGCCGTGAATGGCTGTCCAGAGCAGCTCCTGTCCTCGCGGAGGCTCCCTCTCGATGTAGAAGCGGCCCCGGATGTGGGTGGCGATGATGCGTTCACCTGGGGTCAACCGGGGCCAGGCCGTGTCCAGGGCGCGCTCGAGGTGTTGTCCATCGTGAGTTCCTGGCCGCAGCCGCGAGAGGTCCGCCAGCGCAAAGGCCCCGCTGAACGAGAGGGGAAGGCCCGTGTCCAGGGCCGCATCCATCTCCCTCCGTGCTTCATCCGCCTGGAGCTTGTGAAGGGCAATTTCCGCGAAGTTTTGGTGGGCCCGGCGGACCATTTCCAGATCCCCGCGCGACCGCTCAAGAAGCTCCTCGTAACGGGCACGTGCTATGGGCGCGTCGTTCGTGTAGCGGGCAACCTGTGCGAGGTTCCACAAGAAGTCCCGTTGCAGGAACCACTCGTTGAGTTCCAGCGCTGACCGCCAACCCTCCTCGGCGAGTTGGCGCGCCTCCTCCAGCCGTCCCCGCTGGATGTAGAGACCGGACAGCTCCCGCTGCAGAAAGAGGCAGCGGTACTCGAGGCCAGGGCTCGGGCAGTGGCGCAGTGCATCGAGCAGGGTCTGGGTTGCCCGACCGAAGTGTCCGGAGGCTTGGTCCACCGCGGCTCCCTTCTCGGCCGAGAGCAGCATGAACCAGGGGTCTTTCTGGGCAAGGGCCTTGTCCTCGAACAACCGCTGGTGCCGCGCGACGGTCTGGGTATGGACGATGGCTCCCAGGAGAAGGTCATCTTCTGGCGAGGACAGGAGTTCCGTGAGCAAACGCTCCTTCTGCTCGGTGGAGAGGCGTCCCAGCGCCAGGTTCGCGTAAGCCCGCGCAAGTGGACCGCGCTTGGTGAAATCCGCTTGCGCAGTACGGCGCACGTACGTTTCGAGAATCGGGTCCCCCGTGCGCGCGTCTAGCGCTGCGGCCAGCGGCAGCAGCGCCCGCACATGGTCCGCGTCTGGAGCGGCTCGGACGGCGTCATAGAAAAAGAGCCGGGCGAGGGGGGCTTGAGCGAAGTCTTCTGGCAAGTCCGTGGGACCGGACTCGATGAGGGTCTTGCCCGCCTGGAAGACCTGGTCCCACCGCGCGCGGCGCTCGGAGGCGAGACGCCGGAGGTCCGTCGCGAGCCCGAGGGCCTCGGTGGACCAGCCGGGTTCCTTCAGGGCGGCAACGTCCTCGAAGGTCCGGGCCGCAAGCAGGAGAAGGTCCAGACGTTCCAGCGCCAGGCCGCGATTCCAGAGGGCCTGCGGGTGGTGAGGCTCGGTCTCCAAGGCGGTGGCGGTATGCCTGAGCGCCTTGGCAGGCTCATCCTGAACGAGCAGGGTGGCCGCGCGCAGACTTTCGGTGTTGGGGGTTCGGCCGAGCTTTTCCAGCGGCTCCTGGGCCAGTTCCGGGACGCCATGAAGGAGGTAGGCCGAGGCCAATCCCTCGAAGTCCTGCGCGTTTTGGAGCTTGGACAGCGCTTCGAGCGGAAGCTCCTCGGGGCGGCTGCCCTGCGCCATGGGTTTCGCGGCAGGAGGGCGGTGGCGGTCGGCTTCGGGAAGGTTGAGACGTACCCGCAGCGGGCGCTGGGGCCGGTGCGCCAGCCACACGTCTTGCGGCGGGGCGTTGGGGAAGAGGGCGCGTACGGCCAAGACTGCCACGACGGCCATGGTGAGCAAGGACGCCCCCAGCGTCAGGGGATGCCTCCAAGGTGGGGGAGCCGTGGGGGGCGCCCCGGCTTCCCGCATCGCAGCGCGTTGGTGGTGACGCTTGCCCAGGAGTTCGAGCTGGAGGATGTCGGCGAACTCGCGCTGGCAGCGGGCGCAGTCAGGAAGGTGCTGACGGAACGCCTCGGCCTCTTCTGCGGGCAGCTCACCGTCCACGAACGGTTCGATGTTGTCGCAGGCGCTGTGCATCAGTTGCTCCCCGGAGGCAGGTATTTCCGGAGGATCTCGCGCAGCATCTTTCGGGCATCGTGCAGCCGTTTGCCCACAGTTCCCGATTTGATGCCCAGGGCGCGCGAGATGTCCTGGTAGCTCTTCCCATCGGCGTGCAGCTCGAAGGTGGAGCGGGACTTTTCGCTCAGAGAACCCAGCGCCTCTTCGAATTGCTCGTCCGTGATGGAGTCATAGACGGGTTTGGGGGGAGATTGAATGGAGATGGAGGGGCCGTCTTTTAAGGCGAGGCCTTGGGCCTTCGCCTCCTGAGCCTGCTGTCTCCGGCAGTGATCGATGAACAGGTTCGTGAGGGTGTTGATCAACCACGCCTCGCAGGTGCGCTCATTGGGGAGGGTGTCGACTGGTGCGAACGTCCGGACGAACCGGATGAGGGCATCATGCGCCAAGTCTTCCGCTTGGCTCGGGTGGCGGCAGATCTTCTTCGCCTGTTTCAGAAGCCACTCCCGGTGCTTGCTGACAAATGCCCAGGCGCGTTGCTCACTCGGTGCCTGATTCATTGTCTGCTGAGATTCCTCACGTTGCCGCACATCTGCTCCCGCGACGCGTGCCTGTTCCTTTTGAAGGACGCAGCGCGCGGGATTTATTACCTCGATGCGGGCCGGAAAGAATTCAGGCTGGGACTTTTTCGCCGAGGGCCCCCTACATCGAGGCGAGTGGAGGAGAGACGTACTCCAGGAAGACCTCGGAGGGCTCGAAGAAGACGAGCATCCGGAGCTGCCCCTCCTCCT is a genomic window containing:
- a CDS encoding CHAT domain-containing protein; this encodes MHSACDNIEPFVDGELPAEEAEAFRQHLPDCARCQREFADILQLELLGKRHHQRAAMREAGAPPTAPPPWRHPLTLGASLLTMAVVAVLAVRALFPNAPPQDVWLAHRPQRPLRVRLNLPEADRHRPPAAKPMAQGSRPEELPLEALSKLQNAQDFEGLASAYLLHGVPELAQEPLEKLGRTPNTESLRAATLLVQDEPAKALRHTATALETEPHHPQALWNRGLALERLDLLLLAARTFEDVAALKEPGWSTEALGLATDLRRLASERRARWDQVFQAGKTLIESGPTDLPEDFAQAPLARLFFYDAVRAAPDADHVRALLPLAAALDARTGDPILETYVRRTAQADFTKRGPLARAYANLALGRLSTEQKERLLTELLSSPEDDLLLGAIVHTQTVARHQRLFEDKALAQKDPWFMLLSAEKGAAVDQASGHFGRATQTLLDALRHCPSPGLEYRCLFLQRELSGLYIQRGRLEEARQLAEEGWRSALELNEWFLQRDFLWNLAQVARYTNDAPIARARYEELLERSRGDLEMVRRAHQNFAEIALHKLQADEARREMDAALDTGLPLSFSGAFALADLSRLRPGTHDGQHLERALDTAWPRLTPGERIIATHIRGRFYIEREPPRGQELLWTAIHGAEAQSLAEDPGAQRARTYSFTSLIFDAGRRQAFDEALKLFAQERSQELPRQCLLAAAVDSERTLLIARGANGEQLSHHGEERREPLSERLDGLVPPRLLGALRGCAQVHVLARPPLHGRAGMLPPEFAWSYLTRTSAPRTPPPGPARHLVVSEVKLPLAHERSGPLLTNLNPWLPSFGPNEIRTTLKGAEATPSRVLEAMKNKTEIDLVAHGVINDSSDDSYLQLAQGESGSRLGVQQVREASLQGAPFVVLAACHAASTAYVLQEPLSLPAAFIQSGARGVLAATTQLWDLDAGDFFNEVRASMRQGVPPAIALRDARGRWLKEGKNREWLTSILLFE
- a CDS encoding RNA polymerase sigma factor codes for the protein MNQAPSEQRAWAFVSKHREWLLKQAKKICRHPSQAEDLAHDALIRFVRTFAPVDTLPNERTCEAWLINTLTNLFIDHCRRQQAQEAKAQGLALKDGPSISIQSPPKPVYDSITDEQFEEALGSLSEKSRSTFELHADGKSYQDISRALGIKSGTVGKRLHDARKMLREILRKYLPPGSN